One genomic window of Notamacropus eugenii isolate mMacEug1 chromosome 6, mMacEug1.pri_v2, whole genome shotgun sequence includes the following:
- the LOC140512865 gene encoding olfactory receptor 5p57-like has product MSDNSCTPVTEFIILGLTGDPTLRVILFGIFLGVYAVTLVGNLSIIILIRNSSQLHIPMYIFLSHLAFVDLGYSSSVTPLMLINFLMDKTSIPLRGCVAQFCFVAIFGTAECFLLAVMAYDRYVAICRPLLYSTHMSARVCTLLFTVSYLSGFLNAWSFTGCLLNLSFCGSNKINHFFCDYSPLLKLSSSQNYVAEILPAASAGSIIMITVLIILISYVYILFSVLKISSSEGRSKAFSTCTSHLTAVTLFYGTVTFIYVIPKSSYSTDENKVVSVFYMVIIPMLNPLVYSLRNNEVKGALRKLLSRKQHF; this is encoded by the coding sequence ATGTCTGACAATAGCTGCACTCCTGTgactgaattcattattttggGATTAACAGGTGATCCAACACTACGTGTCATCCTCTTTGGGATATTTCTGGGTGTCTATGCTGTCACCTTAGTTGGTAACCTTAGCATAATCATATTGATCAGAAATAGCTCCCAACTTCACATTCCAATGTACATTTTCCTCAGCCACTTGGCTTTTGTGGATCTTGGTTATTCTTCTTCTGTCACACCTCTCATGCTCATCAACTTCCTTATGGACAAGACTTCAATCCCTTTGCGAGGCTGTGTGGCTCAATTTTGTTTCGTAGCCATCTTTGGAACAGCTGAATGTTTTCTTTTGGCTGTGATGGCTTATGATCGGTATGTGGCCATCTGCAGACCCCTACTCTACTCCACCCACATGTCTGCTAGGGTCTGCACACTTTTATTCACTGTATCCTACCTGAGTGGTTTTTTAAATGCTTGGTCCTTCACTGGTTGCTTATTGAATCTGTCCTTTTGTGGATCCAATAAGATCAATCACTTTTTCTGTGATTATTCACCACTTCTGAAGCTTTCCTCCTCCCAGAACTATGTTGCTGAAATTCTTCCTGCTGCCTCTGCTGGATCAATAATTATGATCACAGTGCTAATTATCCTGATCTCATATGTATAcatcctcttctctgtcctgAAGATAAGTTCCTCTGAAGGGAGATCTAAAGCTTTCTCAACCTGCACCTCCCATCTCACAGCAGTCACTCTCTTCTATGGCACCGTCACATTCATTTATGTAATACCTAAATCCAGTTACTCAACAGATGAGAATAAAGTGGTGTCTGTTTTCTACATGGTAATCATTCCTATGTTGAACCCCCTGGTCTACAGTCTAAGGAACAATGAAGTAAAAGGGGCTCTGCGAAAACTCTTGAGTAGGAAACAACATTTTTAA